CCGTACGAGTTAACGCCACTAAGAGCGTTACCTATCGTTATGTTGAAAGCGTCTGCATGAGTTCCAGTATTGTCCATTTGGCTCCAAGGAAACCCTCCTAGTCTTGAATGCTGTTCTCGTCCAACCAAGGAGTTCTTGTTCGTCTCTAAAGAAGCTTCGTCCTCGAGATTTACGGTGGTTATGTCGTGAATGCTTGCTCGTCTCTTGTCTTTGCCGCCAGAATGTTGTCGTATAAAGTACTTTTGGGCGTGACTAGCGACTTGCGTTGGCGTTCTTGTTATCACAAAGTTCCTAGATATGTTCCTCCAATCCCCTTTCCCGTATTTCTTCAAACCCATTAGAAATAACCTGTGTTTGTCACAAAAATTtgtatcaaatatattttcataaacatatatacatcacaattcacaaaaatatatatcaaaatgtatctatttaataaataaaccaAACTACGACTATGCATGCGTCTCTTTAAGTCCATTAGAAGTAGCGTGAgtgtgagtgtgtgacaaataTCGAACTAAAGATATTTTCATAAAGTTGTATATATCACAATGATAtctagttttcattttttttaaactagtaACGTAGATGTTGGATCTTTCACCaaataaactcaaaatttaTGCTCAACTATTATATGAGTTTGCATGACTAGTAACCCATATTATTCAGGTTTAATTTCAGTTCCCGGTAAACCGTAAAAGAACAGAGGCTTACTTGTGTTCTTCCTCCGTCCAAGGAACACCTTTCTTCCGATCCAACTCCGGCGATCTACCGGCCGGAGACCGTTTATTACCAACCGGATGACCTGGTTTGAATCCGTTACATCCACCTCCACCACCGGCCCAATCCAGAGTGAAAGTCGGCGAGGTGAGGTAACCGGGAACAGGGATTAAACCGGCCTCGATGTTGCTGACGTCAGCTTCCAGCTCGTTATACTGTCTGATGACATCACTCACGGTCTTCCCCGGGATAACCGCCGCTACCTTCTGCCACCGATCAGGGGTGTTATCGTCGTAAATCGCCAGAGCATTCTCGAACGCCTTATTCTCCGCCGCCGTCCACGTGGTAGACTCACGGGCAGTTGCGACGTTGCTCTTGGTCTCCTCCATGAGCCAGTTCCCACCGGAGACATGTGAAGTTGTCGGTCTCAGAATCTCCATGTCCGAAAAAAGTAAAACCtagctctgtttttttttttgtcttttaagatttataaaaacaaaacataccGACAGAGTTCAACGGGAGAAGAGAATCAGAGTTCTTGGGTTTGAAGAGATAGGTGAATCAAAGGAAGAAAAATGTCAAATGatacttcgtttttattttgattatagAAATCATCAGAATATCTTCGAAGCGTTGCTTAGACCCACTTCAAGGAATCTagaaaagtttcaaacttttggAAAAGAGTTGAGAGAATCCATGGTAAAATCTAGGCAAGATCTGGGTATAGCTCTGAGATTCTGCAGAAGAAATCTATTGGTTTTCCAGATTTGGTGGAAACTAAAGCATGAGTAAGTTTATAAGTATCAGAGACTCAGAGTTGAGATTTAAAGATCTGGGTGTGGATAAAATTTCTCGGGAAAATAAACATATGGctacaaaaattgaaaataataataatactactGAAGAAGCTACCTTGGAGCTTACCCAATTCGGAAAAACTATAGTGTGCAAGAAGAAGCAAATGAACCCTTAAATAGAAAGAAAAGTAAACGAGAAACCAGTTTCTAAAATCTTACTcgagtaaaaagaaaaagagagaagaagaaatatgTAGAGAGGGAGGAGATGATTTGGGCTCTTATAGTTCTGTTTTTGAGAAATTATAATTTTGGGTGATGGTGTCTATTTTTACATTACAGAAATTAAAAGATTGGATTTTCTCTTTTTCACCTTGCAAAGTTACATTCATGCATAATACttagtagtaaaaaaaaaacttcccgTCTAAAGAAATAAACCAAGGCAAATGAGAATAatgaataaatttttattttatttaattatattttttattctatgttCAACTTCAAATACACAGTAGAAATTTGACTCTCAATCAAGAAAAGACAGAAAAATGGGAGTAAAGTAGAATAATAATCTTCCTTTTTCATGATTGGTAGAAAAAAAGTAACTGAGAATAAATTATCtcatgtgtgttttttttatgtaaatgcGTAGTCTTAGTGCAAATACTGCTGTGTAAAGTTTGATTAACCTGGTCAGATATTTTATCTGTTTCTGACTGAATAAGGCTATAGAGTttttatacaaattaaaaatgattaagtttattttaatttcactGTTTTCTCTGGCTAAAACATACTTCATCCGTTccacaaatataatttttttagcaTTTTCACACATACTAAGAAAACACTTTAAAACTAtcataataaatgtattgttttatgtaattttcattttttaataacttttaaccaatagttaTTAagtaaagtcaattaatttttttgaagtttacaattttttcataaaaaacacaaaaaatacgtCTTTgcgaaacaaatttttttctaaaaatcccATCATTAAAAAACGGAAGGAGGAGTAGTATCTAATAACTAGTcaatagtaaaattttatattttgagtttatatcttttaaagttttaaagtaGTAGTATCATTTATTATAATAACTCCGGAACTGATATGATTACAACATAATAATGATGGTGAACACACTGATATATTATGAAATACAGAAATAATTGTCTCCGAAACCCaagaaaatgattttatttatttaattttaaaataataaacgaaGTTGACATTTTCTGGGAGTACACGATGCCTCGCAgagtaataacaaaattttcaacatcctaattataatattataaaaacatgTACGTTACTGATACTGCTGTATTATTGTATTTTCACAATTTGGGATTTTGTGTGTCAGATCAGAAAAAAGGAGCCGCCAAATGAACGGTCGAGATCAGCGTTAACTTACATGGCCAAGTTGTACGAAGGGGTCCACGTAAGATGCGCGTTTTGCATTATCATTGGTCGGTCTCCCActttaattgtttttcttttaagatCTCGAGGAATCTGTCTTCTCTATTATGATTTGTTTACGTGGCAGATTTACCTACGTCCGATCAATCCCCTATAATTTAATGGCGAATATGCACGTGAGATCTTCGATGGGCTCTCTTTCTCAATCGGTTTGGTAACGTACACAGTGACGTTTTGTATAGTCGAAATTTTACTAATCTGATCTATGTTTCAAAACATAGCTTTTGGAATAAAATAACGAAATGAgcgtttaaaataagaaaatcagATCATAAACCAAACAATTATAGTATTATTAACCATAGCTTAGATATTTCattacatataaaattttataagtcTGTCTTCTGTTATTTGGTTGGTTTATAGCATTGATACAAGATAGTTTACATGGTTAATCACTGAGAAACAAAAGTTCATTTCACGATAGTAAAGGAAGATTAAGAGTCTCATCACAGAAGAAGTTTACAAAACACATCAATCACGGTATGTTTATCGTCGTGGAGCTCCAGATAATCAACCAGTCACATTTCCGGAAGATTGAAATGTACGATTAGTTGAACCCAAAATGTTCTTCATTATAGTAATCATAAACCCATAAATGATTTAAGAAGATCTAAGATCTAATCAAATCACTGTTTTATTTGACAACGTTCTCTTCTGCACAGTGCTTAATGAGACTtgcagtttttatttaaatattaaatggtGTCCCAATAGTTCACAGTATATGTAGCTGCATTATGGATATACATCACACATCAGAATTTTTAAGggatattaaataatatataaaaggttagAGTCAATCAACTGATCACCAAATTGTTTTAAGTTGGAAACTCATAATTAAACCTGAATATAACATGGTATCAGAAgtcagatcctaaataccctaaactcctaattaaaattaaaagattaaaaattaaCCCTTCCGACCGGATATAAAAGGTCGTGATTAACCTTTTCAACCGGGTATAAAGGTTGTGTTAAACTCGCTCGACCGAATATAAATGTCCTAAAGTTCTGAGATTTCTGGCCgataagagccatcatctcgaagAGGGATATTAGGGATATATATCCCGCATCGGAAATTCTAAGaaacattaagtaatatataaagggttagggccaatccactaatcacCTATTGGTTTTAAGTTAAACATATAACAAATCCGAATCTAACGAGCTGAGTTGTCCTTTATTCAAAATACAATAATgaatcattcaaaaaaaaaatgaatatttttaaaatgtacaatttatttttgtatgaaGAATCTTGGAACGTGTCAATGAAAAAATGTACCTATCGAGTTTACTACAACATAGCATTCCTAATTTCACGGATCGCATAGATATGTCCTAATTACAGTGTATTAATTgattatattttattcaaaatcatatattttatgcCGGTAAGCTTTCTTACGTGGATGGTAATGGTACCATACCGTACTTAGagaatgtattatatatttcacCTTAATCAAGTTCAAGATGTTTGTAATCACCTTGATTATATACTACTAGAGAAACAAAACTTGTCCCCCTATGATGGTATACATCTCGATTGTGATTGAATGTCACATTTAGCGATATATTTTGGGAGGAAATTTTATTTACTCTAACTTCTGCTATCATTGAACCAATCAAGTGAAATGTATTTTACTTACTTTATCGCTcgtaactatatttttttttttgctaaattgtaaatatcattaGAATGAAAAGAAGATTTTACAAGAGCAAGATCTTAAATTTGTTCCATCttggcaaaaaaataaaaacaagatgaATCACCATTTGACAATAACATTAACACCTAAATGATCATTTCAGCCAGGAGGTCATGAGCGATTGGAATTGCTTCCTATGCTTCCTAGCTGAAATAATGTTTCTCATCTCCTTATCAACAGAATAGAACACTGATGCATGCGGGAGTGAGATTTGGTTATGGATCAAattgtttctttgtttccaAAGATGAAAGATGACCGTTTGAGTAGCAAGCTTCCGCATGAGCTTCAGCTTCGCAGGCCCAACAGCTCTTATCCAAGATAGGAGTTCTGACCAATCCGTAAAGGTTGATACCGGAGGGTGACATCTGATGAAGACCTCTCTCCAAACATACGGGTTGTACTCGCATCGCAGGAATAAGTAATCTCTGGTTTCTATGCTCCTCGAACAGAAGGGGCAGTCCGTAGCGATGGCCATTCCCCAAGCCGCTAGCCTGCTCCTAGTAGGCAGTCTGTCGTAGTTGGCCACCCACATCGTGAAAGAGTGCTTGGGTATCGCTCCCTTGAACCATACAACATCATGCCAGTCCACTTCATCTTGTCTTGGCCTTAAAATCTCCCATGTCGTTGAGGACCTGAAAACACGCAAAGGAGAATCACCAGCAATCCATTCATAGTTATCATCAATATCAGGGGACAGAGGCAGAGAAATGGTTGTAAGATAAGAGTGAAGGTCCAATTCCTGCTGTGATCTTGGATGTGGAAGAATCCAAGTTGAATCTTGAAGCGCATCTGCTACTACATCGTCCCATCTCAACCGTAGAGCTCTAGGGCCTTGCGGTCCGATGTGTGTAATGAGCTGACTGAGAGGAGACCAAGCATTGAACCAAAAACTGTGCCCTTCCTGTTACCTAGCGACACTTTGCAAAACTGAAGAGCCAGATCGCGGAGCTTCAGTAGCCTTCTCCAAGCCCAAGAGTCAGTAGTTGACGGCTCGATGGTCCAGAAGGAGTGTTCCTGCAGGTGCTTGTTCCAGTGCCAATCAGACCAAAGAGAAGGGGTTTTTGACAGGAGGATCCAGATGAACTTTGAGCACAAGACTTTGTTCCACTCCAAGAAGCTTCTTACGCCTAAGCTTCCCTCTGTTTTTGGCAAGCAAACCGTGGTCCAAGCAATTTTTGCTAATCCACGCTTTTCAATGTTTCCCGACCATAGAAACTGGGAGCATAATGTCTCAATTTACTTTATGCAGCCCTTCGGTAGCATGAAAGCAGAGGCCCAAAAATTTACAGTCCCAAATATAACCGTTTTCAGTAATTGCAGTCTTCCAGCAAAGGATAGGAGCTTAACTGACCATGATTGAAAGTTGAGGTTTATCTTGTTAATCAACGGCGCATACTCCCCAATCTTAAGCTTTTGGCTCATCAGTGGCAGCCCAAGATACCGGATGGGGAGAGCACTGGAGGTGAATCCATATCTGCTGTTGATTCGCCTTGATCGAGACCCGACGTAAAGAGCTCAGTTTTAGAAGGGTTCATTTCCAGTCCCGACCAGGAAGCAAAGTCATCAAGACACTCCGAGATCCCATGTAAGCTGTCGCTGCTCCTGTCGAAGAAGACCATGACATCATCTGCAAACATAAGATGTGAGATCTTTAGTCCGGGGTGATAGCCAATAGCACCCATCTCGTAGCGAGACATGAGAAGCCGAGACAGACATTCCATAGCCAAGACAAATAAATACGGTGATAGTGGATCACCCTGCTGGATCCCCTTGGTGCTTTTAAAGAAGCCCCCTGAAACCCCATTGATGGAGACAGAGAAGGAGGGCGAGGTGAGGCATTCTGAGATCAGTTGAATGTAACTCTCCGGGATAGCTAAGGCTCGTAATGATGCTAGGATGAAATCCCACCTTATGCAGTCAAAAGCCTTCCTCAGGTCGATTTTAAGCATACCACGGGGTGATAGGGAACGGTTGTGATAGCCATTCACAAGATCCGTGGCCAGCAAAACATTCTCCGCTAGAAGACGATCGGGAATGAACGCCGACTGAGATTTCAAAATCATCAGAGGGAGAATTTCCTTGAGTCTAGAAGCCAGCATATTAGAAATTACTTTGTAGACCGTATTGAGACAAGATATAGGTCTGAAATCAGCAGTTGTCGAGGCGTTCAGTTTCTTCGGTATAAGAACCAAAGAGGTTGAGTTCCACTGTTTGAGGAGCGTTCCGGAGTTGAAGAATTCGAGGACTGCCTCAGTAACTTCGGGACCAATAATAGACCATGTTGCTGTGAAGAATTCAGAGGAGTAGCCATCAGGGCCACCGGTTTTATCTCTCGGCGAGAGAAGAAAGCGTTCCTGACGTCCTCACcggagaattttttttcaaaactcttAATCTGCTCAGCTGAGCACTTGAAGTCAAACAGGAGGTCGAGGTCACTTTGGATAAACATCGGGGCAGAGACCGGGCTACCAAGGAGATCAGAGAAGTAGTTTACGCAGAGCTGTTGAATACCCTCTTGAGACTCAATACGCTCCC
This genomic stretch from Brassica napus cultivar Da-Ae chromosome C9, Da-Ae, whole genome shotgun sequence harbors:
- the LOC106361521 gene encoding transcription factor DIVARICATA; translation: MEILRPTTSHVSGGNWLMEETKSNVATARESTTWTAAENKAFENALAIYDDNTPDRWQKVAAVIPGKTVSDVIRQYNELEADVSNIEAGLIPVPGYLTSPTFTLDWAGGGGGCNGFKPGHPVGNKRSPAGRSPELDRKKGVPWTEEEHKLFLMGLKKYGKGDWRNISRNFVITRTPTQVASHAQKYFIRQHSGGKDKRRASIHDITTVNLEDEASLETNKNSLVGREQHSRLGGFPWSQMDNTGTHADAFNITIGNALSGVNSYGQAMLGPFNTNADSCYDAQSTMFQL
- the LOC125592710 gene encoding uncharacterized protein LOC125592710, with product MVTVAVTWPSPQSNLIISIIYASNDAAERTLLWSELLDLATTHRLGSKAWLILEDFNQIRDPLEHSIPATLNMDKRIRDFNQCLFDINVEDLNLRGNTFTWWNKRKSSPISTKLDRCLVNGEWHSVFPALVALFGNPDFSDHAVITVSLEPGQQRAKKPFRFYNFFIQSPDFLDMIAENWYSFNVIGSAMFRVSRKLKLLKQSIRTYSHQNFSGIEKKTAAAHEFLLGAQSAMLADPTTDNASFELQALSAWEELLAAETVFFYQRSRITWLSLGEGNSSLFHRYAASRQALNHINYLISDSGERIESQEGIQQLCVNYFSDLLGSPVSAPMFIQSDLDLLFDFKCSAEQIKTTWSIIGPEVTEAVLEFFNSGTLLKQWNSTSLVLIPKKLNASTTADFRPISCLNTVYKVISNMLASRLKEILPLMILKSQSAFIPDRLLAENVLLATDLVNGYHNRSLSPRGMLKIDLRKAFDCIRWDFILASLRALAIPESYIQLISECLTSPSFSVSINGVSGGFFKSTKGIQQGDPLSPYLFVLAMECLSRLLMSRYEMGAIGYHPGLKISHLMFADDVMVFFDRSSDSLHGISECLDDFASWSGLEMNPSKTELFTSGLDQGESTADMDSPPVLSPSVKLLSFAGRLQLLKTVIFGTFLWSGNIEKRGLAKIAWTTVCLPKTEGSLGVRSFLEWNKVLCSKFIWILLSKTPSLWSDWHWNKHLQEHSFWTIEPSTTDSWAWRRLLKLRDLALHQLITHIGPQGPRALRLRWDDVVADALQDSTWILPHPRSQQELDLHSYLTTISLPLSPDIDDNYEWIAGDSPLRVFRSSTTWEILRPRQDEVDWHDVVWFKGAIPKHSFTMWVANYDRLPTRSRLAAWGMAIATDCPFCSRSIETRDYLFLRCEYNPYVWREVFIRCHPPVSTFTDWSELLSWIRAVGPAKLKLMRKLATQTVIFHLWKQRNNLIHNQISLPHASVFYSVDKEMRNIISARKHRKQFQSLMTSWLK